DNA sequence from the Methanolobus psychrophilus R15 genome:
TGATGCACACGGCACGATGAAAGACCTTGACAGTTCAAAAAATGATGTCACTGTAACACCAATGCTTGAACTCACCGTACCTGTAGACGCTAAGATCGTTTCTGTGGACAGTGGGGAATACATGCAGCTGAATGCGAGCCAGGAAGGACATACAAATATTACCACAGGTAATTACACCGACAACACCTATCAGATATGGAGGCTGGAGCAGGTTGAAGGAAACTATTACAGTATAATTTCAGCTGACAGTGGTAAGTGCCTGGAGGTATTCAATGCCAGTCAGGAAGGCATGGCAAATGTCATAACAGGCAACTACACCGGAAAGGACCATCAGCTATGGAAACTTGAGCTGAACAGCGAAGGACATTACAGACTTGCTGCCAAACACAGCGGGAAATACCTTGAAGTGTATCCCGGTGCCAACAAGACCATTATCCAGAACACATCCCGGGAAGATAACCTGCAGCTCTGGGAAATAGAACTTGTCGGCGGCATCGCCTCAGATCCTTCCGCTCTTGTGGATTACGGCATCACTGTCACCTTAGGTAAGGCATACGTCCCTCTCTCACCTGTGAAGGACTTCGGAAAGACTGTTGCCCTTAACGGTCGAATGTTCTATCCTGTGGATTCGGCTATGGATAGGCACACAAAGGTAGAACTCACCTGGATGGCGATTGGAGAGACCGACAGGCCAAAGAAAGTATCTTTGAGAACACATAAGGGACAGTATGTTTCAGTGAATGGGACGACATCAGAACTTATTGCCGGAAGTTCTTCAATTGCAGACGGTGACATATTCGAGATAGTGTACATCAATAATAATGAAGTCGCACTCAAAACTGCCGATGGAAAATACGCATATGCTGTAAATGGCGGAGGAGAAAAACTGGTGGCAAACAGCACAGAGATCGGAAATTGGGAGATCTTTGAGTTGCAGCATCTGGAAAATGACAGGATTGCCTTGAGAGCCAGCAACAGCCAGTACGTTTCTGCAGAAGGTGGAGGAGAAGGGGGAATCGTTGCCAATAAGGATAAAAGGAAGGACTGGGAATCATTTACCCTGACCATCCATGAACACGAATCCGTATCAACAACCCTGGCAAAGTATAATGACAGATTTATGCTCACAGGATTTAACGTAGAGGAGAATTATGGTTCTGATTTCGGCCTGTTCTTCAGCGAGGACAAGGAACGCACTTTTGAAGCTGGTTTTGTCCTTTCCTATGCATTTTTGAGAGAACAGACATCTCTTGACCAGATGCCGCAAAAATTACAGGATGAATACAATGTAACCATCAATTATGAAACCGGTTCTGCAACCCATCAGGATGAAGCCCTGGCAAAGATCAGCGGCGAATTGACCCCAGATATACTGTCATCCCTGCCCTCTGGCATGGTCCTGCCTGTCATCGGGGTGTTTAAGGACGATTTCCGTTACATGGCAATGGATGACATAACTGTGCCTTCATATATCACAGGAAACACTTTCGAAATAATGCTTAGGGACCTCCCCATGATAAGCACAAAGAGCATGAAGATGAGCTGGTATGATACGGATACGGCCACAGCCATCACAACAGAGGAAATGCTGGAAGAAGTCCGGCAATGGGGACAGGCCGGCGGACTTGATGAGCTCACACTTACAACGTTCATGAACCTTATGATAGCCTGGGAGACAGGTGAATCTACCGTCACTAGAGTCGGGACGGCTGAAACAGATTTCAACTTCCCTGAGGGCAATGAGGTCCTTGATGCCATTGATGGTTATGGAATAGCTGCAGTAGACCTTGTTTGTAATCTTATAATAGGTGGAACTGCGGTCTATTCCTTCATCACTTTCACAAAACTGGAATCCCTTGCACCGATTGCAGGCCAGACTAACTGGAAACTCATGAAAGCAATGACAGAGTCGGTTACAAAGGTACGCAATGGTTTCATGGGAGTCGTTAACCGGACCAGCACCGTTCTTGGAGCTATCGCATGGGTTGTCGTTGGGGCCATAGCTTTCTATGCATTCTGGTCAATAGCAGCCAGTGAAGGATGGTCGGGATATGGTATATTCGTCGGGACCCTGTATGCCACACTTATGGTACTATATGCAGTAGCTTTGTGGGCCATATCCCTGATACCTGTGGTCGGTTGGGCCATTGCGGCAATTATTGCTCTTTCAGACCTTATATTCGGATGGATATTCGGCAAAGGCTGGTCACAAATGTTCTTTGAATGGTTTATCGGCCTTTTCACAGACGTAAGGGTCAAGACCGAAGCCGACCTGAAGATGCTGGACACTTCCGTGAACGTTATCGATCATAGTGACAACGGCTTGACAGAAGGTGATCGCATCGAGCTGGAAAGCCAGTTCAAGGGTATCATTACAAGAACATCAAGTGGTTCATTTATAAATATTCAGAATAGTTACATAAGACCCCAATACAGGTACAGCTCCGCTTACACGCTTGCAGGCAGCAGTACCACCACTGAAGGTGCAACTGTTTACCTTGACAATCACCGGAAGAAAGAAACAGAATATGAAGCAAAGCTGTGGATTGAGCCAGAAGCAGCGATCAACTTCCCGTTCAAGTTCTGGCTAAGCTCGGACTACAGGGTCTACTACGATAAATGCTGGTGGTTCTTTGGATGGCACTGCAGTGAAAAGAGCAACACAGGCACATCCGATTCGGACCCATCTACTCTCTATTTCGATGTCATGCCTGCAGATATAGAAAGCTTTGTACTGTGGAAGGCCATATCCTCCAATGACATTGACGGTGACCGTGTTCTCAACTGGGATGAACTGCGCTATGGCACATCACCCCTCAGGTGGGATACTGACAATGATGGACTCTCCGATAGCTACGAACTAGAATATGGCACCTCTCCGCTCAACAAGGATACCGATGGGGATGGACTTGATGACGGGCTTGAGCTGCGCTACGGCTATGATCCTCTCAACTGGGATACCGACGGCGATGGACTCAGCGACTTTGTAGAACATAATGGATGGGAGATAGAATTTGAGTTCCATGGCGAGACATTTACACAGCATGTGTGGTCCAGCCCCCTGAAACAGGATACCGATGATGATGGCCTGAGTGACTTCACTGAGTTTCTCAAAGGTCTCAACCCCCGGTCAAAGGATACGAATGGTAATGGTATCCCGGATGCCGATGATCCTGACTTCGTTGCAAAAGCATATATCAGCAATGTCGACATGAACGGCATGGGCAGCAGCATAAAGACCAATCCTGATACCAATATCACAGCCGTGATAGATTACACTCTGGTTGGGAAGGAAGACCCGGCTGCCAATATCACAGGTACGCCTGCAAGATGCTGGCTGTTCGTGAGCCTGGACAATTCCATGTTGCATGAGGAAATATATAACGGAACGCCTGCCATAGGCACTGAGACCTTGGGATTTTCCACTTTGTGGTTCAATGCCTCGAACAGCACGGATGTCTCTAAGTTACGATTCTATCAGACATGGAATATATCCCAGCCGGCACCCCCCGAAGAAGAGAGGGGGGTCATAGGAATAATCGATACCCATGACTATCCTGAAAAAGAAGGCTGGGAGCCTTTCGGAGAGGACAGGGACAGGGACAGCCTCATAGATGTGAACGAACAGATAGGCTGGTATGTGGTAATTACCAATTCTACAGGCACCCACAAGATCCATGTGACCAGCAACCCGGGATTCAGGGACAGTGATTTTGACGGGCTGGATGACCATACCGAGTGTTACATCACATTGACCGACCCCCTTAACCCTGATACTGATGGCGATGGACTGGGTGATTATGTGGAGTACATTCTTGGCACAGACCCGACGAATTACGACACCGATGGAGACGGACTGGATGATGGAACCGAGGTATTCTTTGGCAGCAGTC
Encoded proteins:
- a CDS encoding ricin B lectin encodes the protein MAIKTAAVIFINQRNVIQLFALFTIFLLIGSGTYPALAASSDDDFLNATFTSSSITPFEVSALNAMAQTIAFANQRDTGIDLDSLLTAIDADTIEGKGDGSSPLLLSTDFSEIDMDPAKYGPDTDGDGIPDSIELILGTDPNNPDSDFDGLDDLFEIQNGLNPLEPDSNNDGLADYYEVTGVHPDVDGDGIPNAWDLDNDNDGVIDALDLSPFSRSVFSDSFEFNITTNGNPTYLNFQIRPENPEHLDLLSQSWDWPDDAHGTMKDLDSSKNDVTVTPMLELTVPVDAKIVSVDSGEYMQLNASQEGHTNITTGNYTDNTYQIWRLEQVEGNYYSIISADSGKCLEVFNASQEGMANVITGNYTGKDHQLWKLELNSEGHYRLAAKHSGKYLEVYPGANKTIIQNTSREDNLQLWEIELVGGIASDPSALVDYGITVTLGKAYVPLSPVKDFGKTVALNGRMFYPVDSAMDRHTKVELTWMAIGETDRPKKVSLRTHKGQYVSVNGTTSELIAGSSSIADGDIFEIVYINNNEVALKTADGKYAYAVNGGGEKLVANSTEIGNWEIFELQHLENDRIALRASNSQYVSAEGGGEGGIVANKDKRKDWESFTLTIHEHESVSTTLAKYNDRFMLTGFNVEENYGSDFGLFFSEDKERTFEAGFVLSYAFLREQTSLDQMPQKLQDEYNVTINYETGSATHQDEALAKISGELTPDILSSLPSGMVLPVIGVFKDDFRYMAMDDITVPSYITGNTFEIMLRDLPMISTKSMKMSWYDTDTATAITTEEMLEEVRQWGQAGGLDELTLTTFMNLMIAWETGESTVTRVGTAETDFNFPEGNEVLDAIDGYGIAAVDLVCNLIIGGTAVYSFITFTKLESLAPIAGQTNWKLMKAMTESVTKVRNGFMGVVNRTSTVLGAIAWVVVGAIAFYAFWSIAASEGWSGYGIFVGTLYATLMVLYAVALWAISLIPVVGWAIAAIIALSDLIFGWIFGKGWSQMFFEWFIGLFTDVRVKTEADLKMLDTSVNVIDHSDNGLTEGDRIELESQFKGIITRTSSGSFINIQNSYIRPQYRYSSAYTLAGSSTTTEGATVYLDNHRKKETEYEAKLWIEPEAAINFPFKFWLSSDYRVYYDKCWWFFGWHCSEKSNTGTSDSDPSTLYFDVMPADIESFVLWKAISSNDIDGDRVLNWDELRYGTSPLRWDTDNDGLSDSYELEYGTSPLNKDTDGDGLDDGLELRYGYDPLNWDTDGDGLSDFVEHNGWEIEFEFHGETFTQHVWSSPLKQDTDDDGLSDFTEFLKGLNPRSKDTNGNGIPDADDPDFVAKAYISNVDMNGMGSSIKTNPDTNITAVIDYTLVGKEDPAANITGTPARCWLFVSLDNSMLHEEIYNGTPAIGTETLGFSTLWFNASNSTDVSKLRFYQTWNISQPAPPEEERGVIGIIDTHDYPEKEGWEPFGEDRDRDSLIDVNEQIGWYVVITNSTGTHKIHVTSNPGFRDSDFDGLDDHTECYITLTDPLNPDTDGDGLGDYVEYILGTDPTNYDTDGDGLDDGTEVFFGSSPLNPDTDGDGLNDLTEYLLSTNPNNIDTDNDGLTDLQEYEFGSNPLKPDSDDDGLFDYLEWVYGTDPLDPDSDRDGLEDGHEVHGTGTDPLSEDTDNDGLTDFEELGLKTNPLSADTDNDGLTDLQEINLGTNPLLEDTDGDNLIDSLDMDSFAANVRDITVAYDMNEANEELLDSLSRYTNITVCSADELLADHSHEPYILLLGRPGAVNDTAGKITYDVLSGDGEVLSNMITSDHDRMAVRYGVWNSTQTVVMLSVPYMYDYCRILDAFRSKQVTTFSGSVLVEYMAAKDIFLVESPDSIKITDSSVGVVLDVNVTPWIELRKSTSSPVPLSSDTGLVSGEYAVGKYLDVTVSENIQNTRASIMNSTLLKIYYRSSQLDRNGDGDTSDPYDIDENTLCIYYLNEETRKWVKLPYTGVNTGDVEMYGENYAGYVWVRVSHLSTFSLAGRTIQPDRGPLDSDLDGLPNVVEYRIGTDPFNPDTDGDGIIDSLDPEPLIPFSSVVEETDANDGAFKRVSGEADIKYPVPQESTLANRTSVPGHLIWLIFAGIVVLLSYLIVFRRKV